The following coding sequences are from one Daphnia pulex isolate KAP4 chromosome 11, ASM2113471v1 window:
- the LOC124206986 gene encoding uncharacterized protein LOC124206986: MRLQLDFMLLVALVIVTILDAADSFVTNANLAGEDSQPLMTGDYNFAYAGAGVENVYYPQTTGDQIVSESASADMGTTSAVWPGEGANQWKTTDQATGNPSHQQVGFFDVIRSLANIFTGLVGRASTPETPTPIGSGYYYQHSEEDITDEDFYDDRVMAPVTDVPIAVRLARVKQLVNTRLAPRSNPNIYDGYPQYPPAVMEDPRQGSASAHQDVILTPGEQVSENFGCNSRICLWKK; encoded by the exons ATGCGCCTTCAGCTTGACTTTATG CTCCTTGTAGCATTGGTGATTGTGACCATTTTGGATGCGGCTGATTCGTTCGTCACCAACGCCAATTTGGCCGGAGAAGATTCGCAACCGCTGATGACCGGAGATTATAACTTCGCCTACGCTGGAGCCGGAGTGGAAAATGTCTATTACCCGCAGACGACCGGTGATCAAATTGTGAGCGAATCTGCCAGCGCCGACATGGGGACGACGTCAGCAGTTTGGCCCGGAGAAGGAGCCAATCAGTGGAAGACGACCGATCAGGCTACAGGGAATCCTAGCCATCAACAGGTAGGCTTCTTCGATGTGATAAGATCTCTGGCAAATATATTTACTGGATTAGTTGGACGAGCAAGCACACCCGAAACGCCAACGCCCATCGGCAGCGGATATTATTACCAGCATTCGGAAGAAGACATTACGGATGAAGACTTTTACGATGACAGAGTGATGGCTCCCGTCACTGATGTTCCGATCGCTGTTCGGCTGGCGCGAGTGAAGCAATTAGTTAACACTCGATTGGCTCCACGATCGAATCCAAACATTTACGACGGCTATCCTCAATACCCGCCCGCCGTCATGGAGGACCCGAGGCAAGGGTCCGCATCTGCCCACCAAGATGTTATTCTGACGCCAGGCGAACAAGTTTCCGAAAATTTCGGCTGCAACAGTAGAATATGCCTGTGGAAGAAgtga